A section of the Pseudovibrio sp. M1P-2-3 genome encodes:
- the ffh gene encoding signal recognition particle protein yields MFDNLSDRLGGILDKLTKRGALSEADVNEALREVRRALIEADVALPIVRSFTDKVKNRAVGAEVVKSIKPGQMVVKIVHDQLVEMLGTEDNLIDLNAPAPVCIMMVGLQGAGKTTASGKIALRLTRRDKRKVLMASLDTRRPAAQEQLRVLGEQNDVDTLPIVDGQMPVDIANRAMTAAKLGGYDVVILDTAGRTHIDEPLMVEMADIKKATNPHEILLVADALTGQDAVNLAKNFDERVGITGIMLTRMDGDGRGGAALSMRAVTGKPIKLIGTGEKAEELEDFYPKRIADRILGMGDIVSLVEKAAEAIDAEKAAEMARKMQKGHFDLNDLKDQLGQMEKMGGMSGMMGMMPGIGKMKKQIEAANIDEKMFKRQVAIIESMTKQERSKPELLKASRKKRVAAGSGVSVADVNKLLKMHRQMADMMKAMSKGKGKGMLGKMMGAMGGGMPGMGGMPGMGGMPDIDPKALEQMAKAGQMPGGMELPKGLPGIGGPKLPGLGGGLPGLGKGKK; encoded by the coding sequence ATGTTCGATAACCTGTCAGATCGCCTCGGCGGCATTCTCGATAAGCTCACCAAACGTGGTGCTCTTTCAGAAGCCGATGTTAATGAAGCGCTGCGCGAAGTTCGCCGCGCGCTCATTGAGGCTGATGTGGCATTGCCTATCGTGCGTTCCTTTACCGATAAGGTGAAAAACCGCGCTGTTGGCGCTGAGGTTGTTAAATCTATCAAGCCGGGCCAGATGGTGGTCAAAATCGTTCACGATCAACTCGTGGAGATGCTTGGAACTGAAGACAACCTGATCGACCTGAACGCACCTGCCCCTGTCTGTATCATGATGGTTGGTTTGCAAGGTGCTGGTAAAACAACAGCTTCCGGCAAAATTGCTCTGCGTCTCACACGCCGCGACAAGCGCAAAGTGTTGATGGCGTCTCTGGATACACGCCGTCCGGCAGCTCAAGAACAGCTGCGTGTTCTGGGTGAACAGAACGACGTTGATACCCTGCCGATCGTTGACGGTCAGATGCCTGTCGATATTGCCAACCGTGCAATGACAGCGGCCAAGCTTGGCGGTTACGATGTTGTTATCCTTGATACAGCGGGACGTACCCACATTGATGAGCCTCTCATGGTTGAGATGGCGGACATCAAAAAGGCGACCAACCCCCATGAGATCTTGCTTGTTGCCGATGCCCTGACCGGTCAAGACGCTGTTAATCTGGCAAAGAACTTCGATGAGCGCGTCGGGATTACCGGCATTATGCTGACCCGTATGGATGGTGATGGCCGTGGTGGTGCTGCTCTTTCCATGCGTGCGGTCACAGGCAAGCCGATCAAGCTCATTGGTACCGGTGAAAAAGCTGAAGAACTAGAAGATTTCTACCCTAAACGTATTGCCGACCGTATCTTGGGTATGGGCGATATCGTTTCCCTCGTGGAAAAAGCTGCCGAGGCAATTGATGCGGAAAAAGCCGCAGAGATGGCCAGAAAGATGCAGAAAGGTCACTTTGACCTGAATGATCTGAAAGACCAGCTTGGCCAGATGGAAAAAATGGGTGGCATGTCCGGTATGATGGGCATGATGCCCGGTATTGGCAAAATGAAAAAGCAGATTGAAGCTGCGAACATTGATGAGAAAATGTTCAAGCGTCAGGTTGCGATCATTGAATCCATGACCAAGCAGGAACGTTCTAAACCCGAACTGTTGAAGGCCAGCCGTAAAAAGCGTGTTGCCGCCGGTTCAGGTGTTTCCGTTGCTGATGTGAACAAGCTGCTTAAAATGCACCGCCAGATGGCCGACATGATGAAGGCCATGAGCAAAGGCAAGGGCAAAGGTATGCTGGGCAAGATGATGGGTGCCATGGGCGGCGGAATGCCGGGCATGGGCGGCATGCCTGGAATGGGCGGTATGCCCGACATCGACCCCAAAGCCCTTGAACAGATGGCAAAAGCTGGACAAATGCCAGGCGGCATGGAACTTCCTAAAGGTCTTCCGGGTATCGGCGGTCCTAAACTTCCCGGCCTAGGTGGCGGCCTGCCAGGTCTTGGCAAGGGGAAAAAATAA
- a CDS encoding alpha/beta hydrolase, with protein MKFLKFCIALIILVAGYGWLTNKFPPISLSFSPTQIPVDVEAYLHNEEAQFRDIKPGLEKQIIWNDTETKSKTPYSVVYIHGFSASKEEIRPVPDNLAEHLEANLFYTRLTGHGRTNAAMGEMSYNQWVDDLAEAYEIGRRIGDKVIVMGTSLGGALIAWSALEGDTIGTDVVAAILVSPVLRINNFGSSLLTYPYAKFMSRIALGPTRCSGTHASMEILYAWTVCYPSSALLPLAQFVQLVRKAEPDTATIPTLFIYSPNDTEADEAVTAQYYENWGAKKDRLIIQHSQNEKNHIVVGDLESPNNNDLVTKTTISWLEKLGIAPVTPPAMTEEAQ; from the coding sequence ATGAAATTTCTCAAGTTCTGTATCGCACTCATAATTCTAGTTGCTGGTTACGGTTGGCTCACCAACAAGTTTCCCCCTATTTCACTTAGTTTCTCCCCCACGCAGATACCCGTGGATGTCGAGGCGTATCTTCACAATGAAGAGGCACAGTTCCGCGATATCAAGCCCGGTCTGGAAAAGCAAATTATTTGGAACGATACCGAAACGAAATCTAAAACTCCTTACTCTGTTGTCTATATTCATGGGTTTTCAGCCAGTAAGGAAGAAATCAGGCCCGTACCCGACAATCTGGCGGAGCACCTTGAGGCAAACTTGTTTTATACGCGTTTGACCGGACACGGGCGCACAAATGCCGCCATGGGAGAGATGAGCTATAACCAATGGGTCGATGATCTGGCCGAAGCCTATGAGATCGGGAGACGGATCGGAGACAAGGTTATTGTTATGGGAACCTCGTTGGGAGGAGCGCTTATTGCGTGGTCAGCTCTGGAGGGGGACACTATCGGCACAGACGTGGTGGCTGCAATTTTAGTCTCCCCTGTCCTCAGGATAAACAATTTCGGTTCGTCCCTTCTCACCTACCCTTATGCCAAATTCATGAGCAGGATCGCCTTGGGGCCCACACGTTGCTCTGGTACGCATGCCTCAATGGAGATTTTGTACGCTTGGACGGTCTGTTACCCAAGTTCAGCCCTATTGCCGCTTGCCCAGTTTGTTCAATTGGTCCGCAAAGCCGAGCCAGACACAGCCACCATTCCAACTTTATTCATATACAGTCCCAATGACACTGAAGCCGATGAAGCTGTCACAGCTCAATACTACGAAAACTGGGGCGCCAAAAAAGACAGGCTCATTATTCAGCACTCGCAGAATGAGAAAAATCACATAGTTGTTGGCGATTTAGAGAGCCCGAACAATAACGACCTTGTGACCAAAACCACTATCTCATGGCTTGAAAAATTGGGAATTGCTCCGGTTACTCCCCCTGCTATGACCGAGGAAGCACAATAG
- a CDS encoding YggS family pyridoxal phosphate-dependent enzyme, producing the protein MQEEAAKRLEDVKATIRNAEENSGRETGATTLIAVSKTFEVNAIKPVLDAGQRVFGENRVQEAFSKWPELRSAYEGVELHLIGPLQSNKSKEAVELFDVIHTVDREKIAKTLKAEMEKQQKFPKLFIQINTGEEPQKAGIAPKEADAFIAKCRDELGLQIEGLMCIPPVDEAPGMHFALLEKIARRNGLEKLSMGMSSDFEIAVQHHASHVRVGSAIFGHRDYSA; encoded by the coding sequence ATGCAAGAAGAAGCGGCAAAACGTTTGGAAGATGTGAAAGCAACTATCCGCAATGCTGAGGAAAACTCAGGTCGTGAAACTGGTGCAACGACATTGATTGCAGTCTCCAAAACCTTCGAGGTTAATGCAATCAAGCCAGTGCTGGATGCCGGACAACGGGTTTTTGGTGAAAACCGTGTTCAGGAGGCGTTTTCAAAGTGGCCGGAGCTTCGCAGTGCGTATGAGGGTGTAGAGCTGCACCTGATTGGCCCCTTGCAATCCAACAAATCCAAGGAAGCTGTGGAACTGTTTGATGTCATTCACACGGTTGACCGGGAAAAAATCGCCAAGACTTTGAAAGCGGAGATGGAAAAACAGCAGAAATTCCCGAAGCTGTTTATTCAGATCAATACGGGCGAAGAACCGCAAAAAGCTGGTATTGCGCCCAAAGAGGCCGATGCCTTTATCGCGAAATGCCGTGATGAACTAGGGCTACAAATTGAAGGACTGATGTGCATTCCGCCAGTCGATGAAGCACCGGGTATGCACTTTGCGTTGCTGGAGAAAATTGCACGGCGCAATGGCCTTGAAAAACTTTCCATGGGTATGTCCAGCGATTTTGAAATCGCGGTTCAGCATCATGCAAGCCACGTACGCGTTGGCTCTGCAATCTTCGGTCATCGGGATTACAGCGCCTAA
- the leuS gene encoding leucine--tRNA ligase, whose amino-acid sequence MATERYNARATEARWQKQWDEKDVFITDNDDPREKYYVLEMFPYPSGRLHMGHVRNYAMGDVVARYKRSKGFNVLHPMGWDAFGMPAENAASEKGVHPKGWTYNNIAAMRGQLKTLGLSFDWTREFATCDEDYYGKQQSLFLDFLKAGLIYRKKSKVNWDPVDMTVLANEQVIDGKGWRSGATVEQRELTQWFFRISDYSEDLLSAIDGLDKWPEKVRLMQKNWIGKSEGTKVLFEFSEAAPTGDKTLEVFTTRPDTLYGASFVGLSPDHAITEELAKTNSELQEFIKECRKIGTTAEAIETAEKLGFDTGLRVKHPLDPSWELPVFVANFILMDYGTGAIFACPAHDQRDLDFARKYDLPVTAVVLPEGEDAATYEVGTEAYTGDGKIFNSQFMDGLSIGDAKKAVSERLEAQQVDGKPQGARETNYRLRDWGLSRQRYWGCPIPIIHCESCGPQPAPKETLPITLPEDVSFDRPGNPLDRHPTWRDVKCPCCGADAQRETDTMDTFVDSSWYFARFTDPKNANPTDPKAATEWLPVDQYIGGIEHAILHLLYSRFFARAMQITGHLDIKEPFKGLFTQGMVNHETYKASSDGRWVSPADIKLEEVDGKRRATLLDTGEDVAIGSIEKMSKSKKNVVDPTDIIETYGADTARWFVLSDSPPERDIIWSEDGVLGAWRHVQRIYRIMSDIAEHSEAVATKPEKFSDEALGLRRAAHKTLSAVSKDFEGLGFNRAVARLYEFTNTISKALQADLSKPDMAYSLREAASFMLVMMQPITPHLAEECWSLLGSEKLISQSEWPEVEEELLVENSVTLPIQINGKKKGELTIARDASKEVVEAAILQQEVVIKALDGKEPRKIIVVPQRIVNVVV is encoded by the coding sequence ATGGCTACGGAGCGTTACAACGCACGCGCAACAGAAGCGCGCTGGCAAAAGCAATGGGACGAAAAAGACGTCTTCATTACAGACAATGATGACCCAAGGGAAAAATACTACGTCCTTGAGATGTTCCCTTACCCTTCCGGCCGCTTGCACATGGGGCACGTTCGCAACTACGCCATGGGGGATGTTGTTGCACGCTACAAGCGCTCTAAAGGCTTCAACGTGTTGCACCCGATGGGCTGGGATGCCTTTGGTATGCCTGCGGAAAACGCGGCCTCCGAGAAAGGCGTCCACCCGAAAGGATGGACCTACAACAACATTGCTGCCATGCGCGGCCAGCTGAAAACGCTTGGTCTTTCCTTCGACTGGACACGCGAATTTGCGACATGTGACGAAGACTATTACGGCAAACAGCAGAGCCTGTTTCTGGACTTCCTGAAGGCTGGCCTCATTTACCGCAAGAAGTCCAAGGTCAACTGGGACCCAGTAGACATGACCGTTCTGGCCAACGAGCAGGTTATTGACGGCAAGGGCTGGCGTTCTGGTGCAACGGTTGAGCAGCGTGAGTTGACCCAGTGGTTCTTCCGCATTTCAGATTACTCCGAGGACTTGCTGAGCGCTATTGACGGGCTGGATAAGTGGCCGGAAAAAGTGCGCCTGATGCAGAAGAACTGGATCGGCAAATCCGAGGGCACAAAGGTACTCTTCGAGTTTTCCGAGGCAGCACCGACCGGTGATAAAACACTGGAAGTGTTCACAACACGCCCTGATACCTTGTACGGCGCGTCGTTTGTAGGTCTGTCTCCAGATCATGCAATCACAGAAGAGCTTGCCAAGACCAACTCCGAGCTGCAGGAATTCATCAAGGAATGCCGCAAGATCGGCACGACTGCAGAAGCTATCGAGACAGCAGAAAAGCTGGGCTTCGATACTGGCCTTCGTGTAAAACACCCTCTGGACCCATCATGGGAACTGCCTGTTTTTGTTGCTAACTTCATTTTGATGGACTACGGCACCGGCGCGATTTTCGCTTGCCCTGCCCATGACCAGCGCGATCTGGATTTTGCCCGCAAATACGATCTGCCTGTAACAGCCGTTGTTTTGCCTGAAGGTGAAGATGCCGCGACTTATGAAGTTGGCACTGAAGCCTATACCGGCGACGGCAAGATCTTCAATTCTCAGTTCATGGACGGTCTTTCCATTGGCGATGCTAAAAAAGCCGTGAGCGAGCGTCTGGAAGCGCAGCAAGTAGATGGAAAACCACAGGGAGCGCGCGAGACCAATTATCGCCTGCGTGACTGGGGTCTTTCACGCCAGCGCTACTGGGGCTGCCCTATTCCGATCATCCATTGTGAAAGCTGCGGACCACAACCAGCGCCAAAAGAAACGCTGCCGATTACACTGCCGGAGGATGTTTCATTCGACCGTCCCGGGAACCCGCTGGACCGCCATCCAACATGGCGTGATGTAAAGTGTCCGTGCTGCGGCGCTGATGCGCAGCGCGAAACGGATACGATGGATACCTTCGTGGATTCATCTTGGTATTTCGCCCGCTTTACCGACCCGAAAAACGCAAACCCAACAGACCCGAAGGCTGCAACCGAATGGCTGCCGGTGGATCAGTATATCGGTGGTATTGAGCATGCGATCCTGCATTTGCTTTATTCCCGCTTCTTTGCCCGCGCCATGCAAATCACCGGTCACCTTGACATTAAAGAGCCGTTCAAGGGCCTCTTTACCCAAGGCATGGTGAACCACGAGACCTATAAAGCTTCCAGTGACGGGCGCTGGGTTTCCCCCGCTGATATCAAGTTGGAAGAAGTGGACGGCAAGCGCCGGGCGACCCTTCTGGATACGGGCGAAGATGTAGCTATCGGCTCCATCGAGAAAATGTCCAAGTCCAAGAAGAACGTTGTTGATCCAACGGATATTATTGAGACTTATGGCGCTGATACAGCCCGTTGGTTTGTTCTTTCCGACAGCCCGCCAGAGCGCGATATTATCTGGAGCGAGGATGGGGTTCTTGGCGCATGGCGTCACGTGCAGCGCATTTATCGCATCATGAGCGATATTGCCGAGCACAGCGAAGCCGTTGCCACAAAGCCTGAGAAATTCAGTGATGAAGCTCTGGGCCTGCGCCGCGCGGCCCATAAAACACTCTCCGCTGTTTCCAAAGATTTTGAGGGGCTGGGCTTCAACCGTGCTGTAGCACGGCTTTACGAGTTCACCAACACCATCAGCAAGGCTTTGCAGGCAGACCTTTCCAAGCCAGATATGGCCTACTCCTTGCGTGAAGCAGCGAGCTTTATGCTGGTGATGATGCAGCCGATCACCCCTCACCTTGCAGAGGAATGCTGGTCGCTACTGGGCTCTGAAAAGCTGATTTCGCAGAGTGAATGGCCGGAAGTTGAAGAAGAACTGCTTGTTGAAAACAGTGTGACACTGCCGATCCAGATCAACGGAAAGAAAAAAGGCGAGTTAACAATTGCAAGAGACGCTTCCAAAGAGGTGGTC